A part of Aspergillus flavus chromosome 5, complete sequence genomic DNA contains:
- a CDS encoding putative Rho GTPase Rho4, translated as MSSHMYDDQPYAVSRRHSVKTPPPSSTPRHSRGRSQSVRVSNGTASTNTSISSGRMSEATNITQPPAYSKKFVVVGDGGCGKTCLLISYSQGYFPEKYVPTVFENYITQTVHRASGKTVELALWDTAGQEEYDRLRPLSYPETDLLFVCFAIDCPASLENVMDKWYPEVLHFCPTTPIILVGLKSDLRNKRTCIELLKTQGLTPVTPEQGQTVARRMNASYIECSSKEMRGVDGVFEMAVDTVVSAEEQFSWNNRQNHSASGKATGGGAGPKKVKKRTCKIL; from the exons ATGTCGAGTCATATGTACGATGACCAGCCTTATGCAGTGTCACGACGTCATTCGGTAAAAAcacctcctccttcatcCACTCCCCGACACAGCAGAGGGCGCAGTCAGAGTGTCCGAGTGAGCAATGGAACTGCCAGCACAAATACTAGCATCTCGAGCGGGAGGATGTCGGAAGCGACGAATATCACTCAACCACCGGCATACTCGAAAAAGTTCGTAGTGGTCGGCGATGGTGGATGCGGAAAGACATGTCTCTTAATTAGTTACTCGCAAGGGTATTTTCCGGAG AAATACGTTCCGACAGTGTTTGAGAACTACATCACGCAAACCGTCCATCGGGCGTCAGGGAAGACGGTCGAACTTGCCCTCTGGGATACTGCAGGCCAGGAAGAGTACGACCGTTTGCGCCCATTATCCTATCCCGAGACTGATTTACTCTTTGTTTGCTTTGCTATTGATTGCCCCGCCTCTCTAGAGAATGTGATGGATAAG TGGTACCCCGAGGTCCTACATTTCTGCCCTACGACTCCAATCATTCTGGTTGGTCTAAAGTCAGATTTGCGCAATAAGAGGACTTGCATTGAACTCCTTAAAACCCAAGGACTGACACCAGTGACCCCGGAGCAAGGTCAGACAGTGGCTCGGCGGATGAATGCCTCGTACATTGAATGTAGTAGCAAGGAAATGCGCGGCGTGGACGGGGTATTCGAAATGGCCGTTGACACTGTTGTGTCGGCCGAAGAACAGTTTAGCTGGAACAACCGTCAAAATCATAGTGCCAGTGGCAAAGCTACTGGAGGTGGCGCCGGTcccaagaaggtcaagaagcgTACATGCAAGATTTTATAG
- a CDS encoding oxidoreductase, with amino-acid sequence MASKPFAIIAGVGPGTGASIARKFAQAYSVVLLARNPANFTPVVDEINANGGQAAGISADLSDTNSVKSAFEKINEKYGGSTLAAAVFNSGGGFVRKPFLELTEEEFASGFESQGKGGFNFAQRTLPLLQKATGLQHPPTLIFTGATASLKGSASFSAFASGKFALRALAQSLAREFGPKGVHVSHVIIDGVIDIPRTKAWTFEHEDAKLDPAAIADSYWHLHTQPRTTWGFELDLRPYVEKW; translated from the exons aTGGCCAGCAAACCCTTCGCTATCATCGCTGGCGTCGGTCCAGGAACT GGCGCCTCAATCGCCCGCAAATTCGCCCAAGCCTACTCCGTGGTTCTACTAGCTCGTAACCCGGCAAACTTCACGCCCGTCGTCGACGAAATCAACGCAAACGGCGGCCAAGCAGCAGGTATTAGTGCTGATCTATCAGACACAAACAGTGTCAAATCTGCATttgagaagatcaacgagAAATATGGTGGATCGACACTAGCAGCAGCTGTATTTAACTCCGGGGGCGGATTCGTCCGCAAGCCGTTCCTGGAGTTGACGGAGGAGGAATTCGCTTCGGGGTTTGAGAGTCAGGG aaaaggtGGCTTCAACTTCGCCCAACGCaccctccctctccttcaaAAGGCAACCGGACTCCAACACCCACCTACACTAATTTTCACCGGCGCAACTGCTAGTCTGAAAGGCTCGGCGTCGTTCTCGGCCTTCGCATCGGGAAAGTTTGCCCTTCGGGCGTTGGCGCAGAGTCTTGCTCGCGAGTTCGGGCCCAAGGGTGTCCATGTCTCGCATGTTATTATTGATGGCGTGATTGATATCCCTAGGACTAAGGCGTGGACTTTTGAGCATGAGGATGCCAAGTTGGATCCTGCGGCA ATTGCGGATTCGTATTGGCATTTGCATACCCAGCCGAGGACGACGTGGGGCTTTGAGCTGGATCTGAGGCCTTATGTTGAAAAGTGGTAA
- a CDS encoding DASH complex subunit Dad1-domain-containing protein, giving the protein MSMTPGSKSRSSTPTVFEQQREELVREIAVGMEQVLQNINRLNRNLESIVAVGNEFSSVEALWSQFENFMGRPEEEKAESGVKKEELHEDHTELHEQELADERSELDG; this is encoded by the exons ATGTCCATGACACCAGGCTCGAAATCCAGGTCGTCCACCCCGACTGTTTTCGAACAGCAGCGGGAGGAACTGGTGAGAGAGATCGCCGTG GGTATGGAACAAGTCCTGCAAAACATCAACCGATTAAACCGAAACCTTGAAAGTATCGTTGCA GTGGGCAATGAGTTTAGCTCCGTCGAAGCTCTCTGGTCTCAATTTGAGAACTTCATGGGACGcccagaggaagagaaggcggaGAGTGgtgtgaagaaagaggagctTCATGAAGACCATACCGAACTGCATGAGCAGGAACTCGCCGATGAAAGGAGCGAGTTAGACGGTTAA
- a CDS encoding ankyrin repeat-containing domain protein gives MPRRRENIECVHCGRFHPQYYGAALKNHARVHQDRRQAVQRQREPSTETEDDSVSIPQVAALAGRVRLLKEEQLTAGNVAQKVLEVWGHDDTRMALLRRLMTPHLPPGRGANSLLATARSAILTLVGPVVRAGLMSPTYFQPGPLQDPTWPEQEPSSYPVHLSLVRTSIGLALLRDDVRAVEMLVTLEMNPNGMLLCGYSILAVAVLISATEVLDYLLSLGDEIRIDQQANAYGEQEETAISLAWKVGNKDAFRKLLKHNGGEAPGRSLFLICAYEHHDAFDEVLQLDLDGRELLRAQHPVNQETVLHAAVLNTDHAVLDAVLQLAVRVGDSENDTYPQYLQLRNRQGQTALMYAIEHKRYRAVVRLLEDQDIDLNERAWGGQTALWYAARVMDLELVILLLVLGCDAGNPLPLQFPTKGTPLNALLYAYEDILQRYTHELLEGVQGAQRRFNEGKEDILEIAQTLLEYGCQSNVGDDRWRMPMTERLDAFPEWETLFT, from the coding sequence ATGCCGAGACGCAGGGAGAACATCGAATGCGTCCATTGCGGACGCTTCCATCCACAGTATTACGGCGCCGCATTGAAAAATCATGCGAGGGTACACCAGGACCGTCGCCAGGCTGTGCAGCGACAACGTGAACCCTCGACAGAAACAGAGGATGATTCGGTATCAATTCCGCAAGTTGCAGCCTTAGCTGGGCGTGTCCGGCTTCTAAAGGAAGAGCAACTGACTGCTGGGAATGTGGCACAAAAAGTGCTAGAAGTATGGGGTCACGATGACACGAGAATGGCGTTGTTGCGCCGTCTGATgactcctcatcttccacctGGGCGTGGAGCAAATTCGCTATTGGCGACTGCCAGGAGCGCAATTCTTACCTTAGTTGGTCCTGTCGTCCGAGCTGGGCTAATGAGTCCTACGTATTTCCAGCCTGGGCCGTTGCAAGACCCTACATGGCCTGAGCAAGAGCCGTCTTCCTACCCCGTACATTTATCATTGGTGAGAACGTCAATTGGATTGGCTCTCCTTCGAGATGATGTCCGCGCAGTTGAGATGCTAGTCACGCTTGAAATGAACCCGAACGGTATGCTTTTGTGTGGATACAGCATTCTGGCTGTGGCCGTCTTAATATCGGCGACGGAGGTTCTAGACTACCTCCTATCCCTCGGAGACGAGATTCGAATTGACCAGCAGGCAAATGCCTACGGTGAGCAAGAGGAAACGGCAATATCGCTGGCATGGAAGGTCGGGAACAAGGACGCTTTCAGGAAGCTCTTAAAACACAATGGGGGTGAAGCCCCAGGTCGAAGCCTTTTCCTCATCTGTGCCTATGAGCATCATGATGCGTTCGACGAGGTGCTGCAACTTGATTTGGATGGCCGAGAACTTCTTCGGGCGCAACATCCGGTAAACCAGGAGACCGTTCTTCATGCCGCTGTGTTGAACACGGATCACGCTGTCTTGGACGCAGTACTGCAATTGGCTGTGCGGGTTGGTGACAGTGAGAATGACACGTATCCTCAATATCTTCAGCTTCGAAATAGACAAGGTCAAACGGCTCTGATGTATGCGATCGAGCATAAGAGATACAGGGCCGTCGTAAGACTTCTCGAGGACCAAGACATCGATCTCAACGAGCGAGCGTGGGGCGGCCAGACCGCGCTATGGTATGCCGCCCGCGTTATGGATCTAGAGCTGGTCATTCTACTCCTCGTACTGGGATGCGATGCGGGCaaccctcttcctcttcagttTCCGACCAAAGGTACTCCGCTCAATGCCTTGCTCTATGCATATGAGGATATCCTGCAGAGGTACACGCATGAACTACTGGAGGGTGTGCAGGGAGCACAAAGGAGATTCaatgaggggaaagaagacataCTTGAGATTGCTCAGACGTTACTTGAGTACGGTTGTCAATCAAATGTAGGGGATGATCGTTGGCGAATGCCTATGACCGAAAGACTAGACGCATTTCCAGAGTGGGAGACGTTGTTCACGTAG
- a CDS encoding putative endo-1,3(4)-beta-glucanase, protein MGCPPNNQYYYTLHQTLVSVIIPSLTMKLNNITLLPSLSSIPTIIPSPTPISPPKNNTLCDCYIISGPDPGYFTNYRFWDFRNIPLANATQPPAPDLLALDTTLLLSNTPFINDWLPQTWTKTGTTELLPITNAETNVFIAPNPDPQSYVSPNPTYLLLQTTRHADHVSTAEIEFLRWNILHCSLRVRMRLMSNETALGPRIIPPSPRKPEDKHWGKGRRRKVRHNIVPKGACVGLFTYHSKTCESDIEILTSDPPNVIHYSNQPDYDPVSDTAIPGAGSMVNLSVPWTAWSTHRLDWFPDMSRWYAGEALQAVKAYGVPREPSTLVLNLWSDGGNWTGNLRTGESVFLGVEWIEMAFNVSSVAGGSVGPGESLTRSRGRAVRRADLGPVDSDVSRARSKTVDGEIPKQENIKKGDKVGCRKACYICNRHLYNGDTVPLQVFTLL, encoded by the exons ATGGGATGTCCTCCAAACAATCAATACTACTATACTTTACACCAGACACTCGTTTCTGTTATCATTCCTTCACTCACAATGAAACTCAACAATATCACCCTTCTCCCCAGCCTCTCTTCGATACCCACGATCATCCCCTCCCCAACGCCAATCTCACCACCAAAGAACAACACGCTCTGCGACTGCTACATAATCTCCGGCCCGGACCCAGGCTACTTCACAAACTACCGCTTCTGGGACTTCCGCAACATCCCCCTCGCAAATGCCACTCAACCACCGGCCCCAGACCTCCTCGCACTAGACACTACGCTCCTCCTATCCAACACGCCCTTCATCAACGACTGGCTGCCCCAAACATGGACCAAAACCGGAACAACGGAGCTCCTCCCCATCACCAACGCCGAAACAAACGTATTCATTGCCCCAAACCCAGATCCCCAGAGCTACGTCTCGCCAAACCCAACatacctcctcctccaaacAACCCGGCACGCAGACCACGTCTCGACAGCCGAGATCGAGTTCCTGAGATGGAACATCCTACACTGCTCACTCCGCGTGAGAATGAGACTCATGTCGAACGAAACTGCCCTCGGCCCCAGGATCATCCCTCCATCCCCCAGAAAACCCGAAGATAAGCACTGGGGCAAAGGACGACGACGAAAAGTCAGGCATAACATCGTTCCCAAGGGCGCCTGCGTTGGACTCTTCACATACCATTCCAAGACATGCGAATCAGATATCGAGATCCTCACCTCCGATCCACCAAATGTGATCCATTATTCCAATCAGCCGGATTACGATCCCGTCTCGGATACGGCTATCCCCGGAGCGGGCTCCATGGTGAATCTTTCTGTGCCGTGGACGGCGTGGTCGACGCATCGCTTGGATTGGTTTCCGGATATGTCACGTTGGTATGCTGGGGAGGCTTTGCAGGCGGTTAAGGCTTATGGTGTGCCGCGGGAGCCGAGTACTTTGGTTCTGAATTTGTGGAGTGATGGGGGGAATTGGACGGGGAATTTGAGGACTGGGGAGTCGGTGTTCTTGGGAGTTGAGTGGATTGAGATGGCGTTTAATGTTTCTTCGGTGGCTGGGGGGTCTGTTGGCCCTGGTGAGAGCCTGACGAGGTCGAGAGGTAGGGCGGTTCGGAGGGCTGATTTAGGACCTGTTGATAGTGATGTGAGCAGGGCTAGGAGCAAGACGGTAGATGGTGAGATTCCGAAGCAagagaatataaagaaaggGGATAAAGTTGGGTGTCGAAAAGCGTGTTAT ATATGCAATCGACATCTTTACAACGGAGACACGGTGCCCTTGCAGGTATTCACATTGCTCTAG
- a CDS encoding Fe-S cluster assembly protein dre2 (unnamed protein product): MSITIDTSVDIDLPTPPQSNGSQKRNLLLAPPSVAAHEEKLRDVFSTFDRSSTDLQMLDRLSAGFVSLPPNTYDLVLVLTDAQSDEAVRLLTRDVYTALVPAMKAGARLQLQQGSLGASEGLEAILAGLVEKDGGFEKPVQEAAVPLKLGGRKKKDKTNGVNGVQNGVATNGASTNGVGMFDPAQNNDDELIDEDALLSDDDLKRPLPRPQNCVPETAKKRRRPCKDCTCGLASQLEEEDRAREAKAAQDLNILKLNTDDLNDELDFTVQGKTSSCNSCSLGDAFRCSSCPYIGLPPFKPGEEVKIMNDMVQL; this comes from the exons ATGTCCATCACAATCGACACCTCCGTCGACATCGACCTCCCCACCCCACCTCAATCAAACGGCAGTCAAAAGCGCAACCTCCTCCTTGCCCCTCCCTCCGTCGCCGCCCACGAAGAGAAACTCCGTGATGTTTTCTCGACCTTCGATCGCTCCTCGACCGATCTCCAGATGCTCGATCGCCTGTCTGCAGGCTTCGTCTCCCTTCCTCCCAATACATATGACCTTGTGCTGGTGTTGACGGATGCGCAGTCGGATGAGGCTGTGCGGTTGTTGACTCGGGATGTTTATACCGCTTTGGTACCGGCGATGAAGGCGGGCGCTAGattgcagctgcagcagggGAGTTTGGGGGCTAGTGAGGGGTTGGAGGCTATCTTGGCGGGGctggtggagaaggatggtgGGTTTGAGAAGCCGGTGCAGGAGGCTGCTGTGCCGTTGAAGTTGGGtggcaggaagaagaaggataagacCAATGGAGTGAACGGGGTTCAGAATGGAGTGGCTACGAACGGAGCTAGCACAAACGGCGTGGGAATGTTCGATCCGGCTCAGAACAACGATGACGAGttgattgatgaggatgcaTTGCTTTCGGACGATGATTTGAAGAGACCTCTTCCACGAC CCCAAAACTGCGTCCCAGAGACCGCCAAGAAGCGCCGGCGTCCCTGCAAGGACTGCACCTGCGGTCTAGCCAGTCAActcgaggaggaagaccgCGCACGTGAGGCAAAGGCCGCTCAAGATCTCAACATTCTGAAGCTGAACACAGACGATCTGAACGACGAGCTAGACTTCACCGTGCAGGGCAAGACGAGCTCGTGCAACAGCTGCTCGCTCGGTGATGCGTTCCGTTGCTCCAGCTGTCCGTACATTGGCCTGCCGCCGTTCAAGCCCGGCGAGGAGGTCAAGATTATGAATGATATGGTTCAGCTGTGA
- a CDS encoding putative sentrin/sumo-specific protease: MAGVFATTQRVVMDAEDTSMGSEEQYYDPMDISPLPSKEQSRNITQPIDVNSDQNVSRPDYWVHFTLPKSGGVPKATRLDGKPATRAPIIRPLTRFSPQARIDPSTGRFKQQFIAQPFLRNTFTSNSIIGHLNSKTNAITSTSRYTSHSNNILKSLPHKPVTIGISVPTTRDSSFNSISTTKSIWDRKTPSFESTTSITTATSFNSRKRSVDGGFNEPTHGAMPETDSPSSKYRRVSEEGFPNSAIISKQDTQRAEAPSTHAAHIQKQPTVPTATSPVPRDASTQSQYLTAPVAFAAETTRENISHCADVIPGGWPEQSPHDNLSPTAASNAPSFNSVLRLGEEPLMTGALIVPSSTTSLPGPSGSITTSDESDNADHQRIQAIDTLDGNFYNGQISHMLRPYWATCYTLVQGAYAASGTVKNVLTKTWNLIGQPVIDYVQRRRRPQPSRRSPGLRASPSRVAALRRLPEEQRRMIRDHERRRQRGYPTVQNLPFPDLTLDTPQSLAIGSSLERPSDSFVMSHAANSARDPRKRSSRSPDHWAIGGIKKPTGVQKSPQVKSMSPNLKRRLWPGRNLERGKRELALQKAWKTGDFSEVLKDQGTRVSTHIELSERTERLGQLAPKERPKPKQKKRVRFKDPIEQFIPEPTLPDLAPYLRPTSPNVDRVSHKRASNEQKENVPPVSSSVVKTDTENKQIGFGGHWWEEQIEHPLGRPVSAVSLFYPEVKPLPPGRTESVYAEEWRKIEEEEKRKQIPARVRVEGPAVRPLSGEWMSRVSNAMATNSNRRIATTLSGDPLTKKDLSTCFTPMAWLNDEVINSYLALIVDYLRRTNHNNGRGDKPRFHAFNTFFFSNMRDKGYQSVRRWANRAKIGGASLLDVDTVFVPVHNSAHWTLIVIKPMERTIEHFDSLGSLSHRHVGVMKDWLRNELGPRYVEEEWRVLPSVSPQQDNGSDCGVFLLSTAKAVAIGLEPLSYCARDIVLLRKKIVAELMAGGLEGDFDPASGGEVLL, from the coding sequence ATGGCTGGCGTCTTCGCGACTACGCAACGCGTCGTAATGGATGCCGAAGACACTAGCATGGGGAGTGAAGAACAATACTACGACCCTATGGATATCAGCCCTCTTCCCTCAAAGGAGCAGTCACGGAACATCACCCAGCCGATCGACGTGAACTCCGACCAGAACGTCTCAAGACCTGATTATTGGGTTCACTTTACTCTTCCAAAAAGCGGTGGTGTGCCCAAAGCCACCAGACTTGATGGAAAGCCGGCGACACGAGCTCCAATAATCAGACCTCTGACGCGATTCTCACCACAGGCGCGGATTGACCCATCGACTGGCCGCTTCAAGCAGCAGTTCATCGCGCAGCCTTTTCTGCGGAATACTTTTACCTCGAACAGCATAATTGGCCATTTAAATAGCAAAACCAATGCGATCACCTCGACCAGTAGATACACCTCTCATTCGAACAACATACTCAAGTCCTTGCCTCATAAGCCAGTGACTATCGGAATAAGCGTTCCCACCACACGTGATTCgtcttttaatagtatttcGACCACCAAGTCTATTTGGGACCGCAAAACTCCTAGTTTTGAGTCGACCACATCGATTACTACCGCAACATCGTTCAACTCTCGCAAAAGATCTGTGGACGGTGGCTTCAATGAACCGACTCACGGTGCTATGCCCGAGACAGATAGCCCGTCGAGCAAATATCGACGTGTTAGCGAGGAAGGGTTTCCAAATTCCGCTATCATAAGCAAGCAAGATACCCAGAGAGCCGAAGCGCCATCAACCCACGCTGCGCACATTCAAAAACAGCCTACCGTGCCGACCGCTACCTCTCCCGTCCCCCGCGATGCCTCTACACAATCCCAGTACCTGACTGCTCCTGTCGCATTTGCAGCCGAGACTACTCGCGAAAACATTTCCCACTGTGCGGATGTCATACCTGGTGGATGGCCTGAGCAATCTCCCCATGATAATCTATCTCCCACTGCAGCATCTAATGCTCCTTCCTTCAATAGTGTATTGCGCCTAGGAGAAGAGCCTCTCATGACGGGTGCACTTATCGTGCCATCCTCTACCACCTCACTACCTGGCCCCAGTGGCTCAATCACCACTAGTGATGAATCTGACAATGCAGACCATCAGCGGATACAAGCAATCGACACTCTTGATGGCAACTTCTACAATGGACAGATCTCACATATGCTACGCCCGTACTGGGCAACATGCTACACCCTTGTCCAGGGTGCCTACGCTGCGTCGGGAACTGTCAAGAACGTTCTTACCAAGACTTGGAATCTGATCGGGCAACCCGTGATTGACTACGTACAACGTCGTCGCCGTCCGCAGCCATCCCGCCGCTCTCCTGGCCTCAGAGCTTCTCCGTCAAGAGTTGCAGCACTTCGTCGCCTCCCTGAGGAGCAAAGACGCATGATCAGAGACCATGAACGGCGTAGACAGCGAGGTTATCCCACAGTGCAAaatcttcctttcccagaTTTGACTCTAGACACTCCTCAATCTCTGGCCATTGGCTCTTCATTGGAGAGGCCAAGTGATTCTTTCGTCATGTCACACGCCGCAAACTCTGCGAGGGATCCTCGAAAGCGCAGCAGCCGATCTCCGGACCACTGGGCTATTGGTGGAATTAAGAAACCGACAGGCGTCCAGAAGTCCCCGCAGGTCAAGTCTATGAGCCCCAACCTTAAACGCCGGTTGTGGCCAGGTAGGAACCTGGAGCGTGGCAAACGCGAACTTGCGCTACAAAAAGCATGGAAAACCGGGGATTTCAGCGAGGTCTTGAAAGACCAGGGAACCCGCGTATCCACCCACATTGAACTTTCCGAACGCACCGAACGTCTAGGCCAGCTCGCGCCAAAAGAGAGACCGAAGCcgaaacagaagaagagagtgCGCTTCAAGGATCCGATTGAACAGTTTATCCCGGAGCCTACTCTCCCTGACCTTGCTCCATACCTTCGTCCGACATCTCCCAACGTCGACCGTGTCAGTCACAAAAGGGCGTCTAACGAACAGAAGGAGAATGTCCCGCCAGTTTCTAGCTCGGTGGTAAAGACCGACACAGAAAATAAACAGATTGGATTCGGAGGGCATTGGTGGGAAGAACAGATTGAGCATCCACTTGGACGACCCGTTTCGGCCGTGAGCCTCTTTTACCCCGAAGTGAAACCGCTTCCGCCCGGCCGGACGGAGTCTGTCTATGCTGAGGAGTGGAGAAAgattgaagaggaggagaagcgtAAGCAAATCCCAGCTCGAGTTCGGGTTGAAGGCCCAGCTGTACGCCCCCTTTCGGGGGAGTGGATGAGCCGAGTTTCCAATGCCATGGCCACAAACAGCAACCGCCGTATCGCCACTACTCTGTCTGGTGATCCGCTGACGAAGAAGGATCTGTCTACTTGTTTTACTCCCATGGCCTGGTTAAACGACGAGGTTATCAACTCGTATCTAGCTCTAATCGTTGACTACCTGAGACGCACAAATCACAACAATGGCCGTGGCGATAAACCCCGTTTCCACGCTTTCaatactttcttcttctccaacatgCGCGACAAGGGCTATCAGTCTGTCCGACGCTGGGCCAATCGTGCCAAGATTGGCGGCGCATCTCTTCTTGACGTGGATACCGTGTTTGTCCCAGTGCACAACAGTGCACACTGGACGCTTATCGTGATCAAGCCAATGGAACGCACCATCGAGCATTTCGACTCGTTAGGCTCACTCTCGCACCGGCACGTGGGGGTGATGAAGGATTGGCTCCGTAACGAGTTAGGCCCTCGTTACGTCGAGGAGGAATGGCGCGTCCTACCATCCGTCTCTCCTCAGCAAGACAACGGTAGTGACTGTGGGGTATTCCTGTTGTCCACCGCAAAGGCGGTGGCCATCGGCCTCGAGCCACTATCCTATTGCGCGCGGGACATTGTCCTGCTGCGCAAGAAGATAGTGGCCGAGCTGATGGCCGGGGGGCTGGAGGGGGATTTCGATCCGGCCTCCGGCGGGGAGGTGTTGCTCTAG
- a CDS encoding PAP2 superfamily-domain-containing protein has translation EKVRTPALDSYFAFTANLGTHTFFMVFLPILFWNGYTSLGRGMVNLLASGVYFSGFIKDLLCLPRPLSPPLQRITMSGSAALEYGFPSTHSTNAVSVAVYALALLNLPDSTLSPAVNVFLQGITYLYVTSIVFGRLYCGMHGFFDVVIGCLLGSLLAVIQYAYGTAFDEFVVSASGKQIMLVVLVILALIRLHPEPADDCPCFDDSVAFAGVILGLQVAYWHVVKTDITWDDPVPATVPYRFEDLGVLKTAMRLILGVALIVVWREVMKPSLLRVLPPVFRGLEKLGLLLPRRFFTAASQYTKVPTQLKDHEVFPTFSEIPSIFSNIRHPRRRAISVGPQSEADAYETLAYREKRRRESLSNSNRTSPLVEEDSRQDISEGHHPQLSRKRSKLHEYETMMGTGNPRLATGVDGAEAPPLTEPFPDLVLDPEPDEEEMFARIKRPRVRYDVEVVTKLVVYSGMWFFSFLFLPISDHD, from the exons GAGAAGGTGCGGACCCCGGCCCTAGACTCCTATTTCGCATTCACGGCCAATCTCGGAACTCATACGTTTTTCATGGTTTTCTTGCCTATACTATTCTGGAATGGGTATACAAGCTTAGGGCGCGG GATGGTAAATCTTCTGGCATCCGGAGTCTACTTTAGCGGTTTTATCAAAGACTTGCTTTGCCTCCCGCGCCCTCTATCGCCTCCGCTACAACGTATTACAATGTCTGGTTCCGCTGCGTTGGAGTATGGGTTCCCCTCGACTCATTCGACAAATGCCGTCTCGGTCGCTGTATACGCACTGGCTCTCCTAAACCTGCCCGACTCGACCTTGAGTCCTGCCGTCAATGTGTTTCTACAAGGTATCACTTACCTCTATGTCACCTCGATTGTATTCGGCCGACTGTACTGCGGTATGCACGGGTTTTTCGATGTGGTCATTGGCTGCTTGCTGGGCAGCTTGCTTGCAGTCATACAATATGCCTACGGAACCGCCTTCGACGAGTTTGTTGTCTCGGCTTCCGGGAAACAGATCATGCTGGTGGTATTAGTGATCCTCGCTCTTATTCGTCTTCATCCGGAGCCCGCCGATGATTGTCCTTGTTTCGACGATAGTGTTGCGTTTGCGGGGGTAATACTTGGGTTGCAAGTAGCTTATTGGCACGTGGTAAAAACGGATATCACATGGGACGACCCGGTTCCCGCCACTGTTCCGTATAGGTTTGAAGATTTAGGAGTTTTGAAGACAGCTATGCGCCTTATCTTGGGAGTGGCACTGATTGTTGTGTGGAGGGAGGTTATGAAACCCTCTCTTCTCCGTGTACTTCCCCCAGTCTTTCGTGGCCTGGAAAAGTTGGGTCTGTTGCTCCCTCGACGATTCTTTACCGCAGCGTC GCAATACACCAAAGTTCCCACGCAACTCAAGGATCATGAAGTGTTCCCGACCTTTTCCGAAATCCCGTCTATCTTTTCGAACATCCGCCACCCTCGACGACGAGCAATCTCTGTTGGTCCTCAGTCGGAAGCTGATGCCTACGAAACCCTGGCCTATCGGGAGAAGCGCAGACGAGAGAGCCTGTCAAATAGCAACCGAACGTCACCCCTGGTAGAGGAGGATTCTCGGCAAGACATCTCGGAGGGACACCATCCTCAACTATCACGGAAGCGGTCCAAGCTCCATGAATATGAAACTATGATGGGAACTGGTAACCCTCGACTCGCAACTGGTGTTGATGGTGCAGAGGCACCTCCATTGACGGAGCCGTTCCCTGATTTGGTTCTTGACCCCGAGCcggacgaagaagagatgTTTGCGCGAATCAAGAGACCTCGTGTACGATACGATGTGGAGGTAGTTACGAAGCTGGTAGTATATTCCGGTATGTggtttttttcctttctttttctacccATTTCTGACCATGACTAA